The sequence CCGCCTCGTTCACCAACCAGACGATCGCCCAGATCGACCTGGCCCTGTTCAACGCCGGCAAGGAGAACCTCTCGGGCGTCGATTACTCCGAGAACAAGGTGTACCTCCTGCCCAAGAAGCTCGACGAGAAGGTCGCCCGCCTGCACCTGGACAAGCTCGGCGTGAAGCTCACGCAGATGAGCCAAGACCAGGCCGACTACATCGGCGTCCCCTTGGACGGCCCGTACAAGCCGGACCACTACCGGTACTAAGTTGGGTCGGCATCTCGCATGCCTGCTGAAGCGGGCAAGCCTCGGGTCATCCGGGGCTTGCCCGTTTTGTTTTGCGCGCTACGCTCCGCCCACGCTCCTCAAACGACACATCTCGCGCACTTCTGCCGCCCCGGCGTGATCCTTCACGCCGTTGTCGTTCACTCGCACATTCCTTTCCTCTTTGCCGTCGGGCCGTTGGCCGGACGGTCGCACCCGATTTGTCATGGGCACAACCCTTACCAAGAAAGCCAAAACCAAAGACAAGGACACCACCCCACATTCATTCACCCCTTCTCGCTTGATCGGCCCGGAAGACCTCGCCGTTGGGCAGTACGTCACGATCGCCGAGGAGACCGACGAATATGTCGTCCGCTCCGACGCGGATGTATCGCCGACGTTGTTCGTGCAGTCGGTCACGACGATGGCCGGCTATGCAGGCTGGCCGAGCCGGATCAAGGCCGTCTCGCTGCCGTACGTGTTCGTGAAACGTGCCAGCGGAAGCTTGGCGGTTTTCGACCTGCGCCGCCATCGCCTTGCACTGCTGGCCCCCGAGTTCGGCAAGGCTGTCTTCAAGGCAGAGGCGAGAAAGGACCGCAAGTCGAAGCGCTCGACGAAGCGCAAGTGACGACAACGGCCGGGCGACACAGGTCGCCCGGCCGTTGTCTTTGGTGAGCCCGTCTCGACTCATTCCCCGTCTTCGTACCGCCGGCGGACTTCGTCGAGGTCGATCGGCTCGTTGCGGTTGTCTTCGAAGCCGGCCCGGAACTGCGGCAACGGCCCTTTGGGGATGATCGGATCGACGAGCTTGTCGCGACTACGCAAGCTCGGGCCGGGGATGATGTCGTTGGCTTCCAGGGCCGCGATCACCTCGGGGTCCTCGGGTTGGAGGTCGTAGGCATTGATCAACAGCGGGCCCGCAAGCTCCGACTGGCCCAGACCGTCGGCATAAAAGGCATACCGCTTGGCGAGGAATGGATCGCTGGGCGCGGCCTCCGCGGCTTGGGCATAGGCGTCGAGCGCGTTGTCGGCGTCGCCGCGGGCCCGGTAGGCCTCGGCGACGGCCATCCAGAAGTCGGCTTTGTTCTCGGTCCGCGCGTCGAACTCAAGCTTGTTGAGCGCCGCGTCACCCGACGGGCTCTCGGCGACCGCCTGACCCAGGGCAAAGGTGATGTCGTTGCGGGCGGCGATGTCCTTGCGACCGCCGCCGGTCGTAAGCCGCACACGCAGCGCCGTGTTGAGCGCCTGGATCGCGAGCTGGTCCTTGCCCTGCTGGCGATAGGTCTGCCCGAGGTAATAGTGCGAAAGGTAATCCGACGGGTTCTGCTCGGTGGCTTCCTCGAAAGCGCTGCGGGCGCGTTCGTAGTCACCGGCGTCGTAGTGCTTCACGCCCTGGGCGCGGAACTGCTTGCCGAAGGTCACCACGTTCGAGACGGGATTACGACAACCGGTCACGGCGACGGTGAGGAAACAAACGACAGCGATCAGGGCGAGGTTTCGCATCGCTATCAGAATAGCGGAAGCGCTCGGCCTCGCTACCATCCGCCCCATGGTTCCCGCGATCATCGAACGTGTCGGTAATGACTCGCTCAAAGCGATCTCGGGCTTCGGCGCATTCTTCGCCTTTTTCGCACAGACCTGGCGGTGGTTTTTCTCCCACGGCTGGCGGTGGAACACTTTTCGGCTGATCTTCCCGCAAATGTACGAGGTCGGCGTCCGGTCCGTTCCGGTCATCGCGATCACCGGCGGTTTCATCGGCATGGTGATGGCGATCGAGACGTTTTCACAGTTCAAGGCCTTCGGCCAGGAGGAACGCATCGGCGGCGTCATCGGCCTCACCGTCGTGAAGCAGATCGGCCCGGTGCTGGCCGCGGTCATGCTCGCCGGACGCGTCGGCGGCGCACTCACCGCCGAGCTCGGCACCATGAACGTCACCGAGCAGCTCGATGCGCTGCGGGTGATGGGGACGGACCCGATCCGCTTTCTCGTGGTGCCGCGATTCGTCGCGTGCGTCCTGCTCACGCCGATCCTCACGATTTACTCCGACCTGCTCGGCGTGCTCGGGGGGTGGCTCATCAGCGTGAAGTTCCTTGGCGTGCCAAATCAGCCATACTGGTACTACTCGGCCGACCTGATCGACACATGGAACATCATGGAGGGGCTGATGAAGTCGGTCTTCTTCGGCGGCGCGATCGGCATCATCGCCTGCTACAAGGGGTTCAACTGCGGCTCGGGCGCGAAAGGCGTCGGCAGCGCCTGCACCGAGGCGTTCGTGACGAGCTTCCTGGCGATCATCGTGCTCAACTTCTTCTTCGCCAAGCTGCTGCAAGACCTGTTCCGGGCCATCTACGGTGATTCGGGGCCGTTGATATGAACCAAGACACGAGTACCGGCGCGACGTGGGCGGGCGACTTCGCCGAGGCAAAACTGCACGAACATGGTCAAACACCCGATGTCGGCCCACCGTTGGTCCGGCTCGTCAACCTGCACAAATCGTTCGGCAAACTCCTGGTGCTCGACGGCGTCGACCTCGTGGTCAACCGCGGCGAAACGCTCGTCGTCCTCGGCGCGTCGGGCAGCGGCAAGTCCGTCATGCTCAAGCACATCGTCGGCCTGCTCGGGCCCGACCAAGGCGAGGTTTATTTCGACGACATCCGCATCGACCGGCTCAACGAACGCGAACTCGCCGAGGTCCGCCATCGCTTCGGCTACCTCTTTCAGCAAGGCGCGCTCTTCGACTCGCTCAACAACCTGCAGAATGTCGGCTTCCCGTTACGCCAACACACCCGTAAGACCAACGAGGAAATCGACGCAACCGCCCTGCGGATGCTCAAGATGGTCGGCTTGCCCGACGTCGGGCCGAAGATGCCCAGCGAAGTCTCGGGCGGTCAACGCAAGCGCGTCGCCTTGGCCCGCGCGATCGCCATGGAGCCGGACATCGTGTTTTACGACGAGCCGACCACCGGCCTGGACCCGATCCGTTCGGACGCGATCTCCGAACTGATCCTCAAACTTCAGCGCGAACTCGAGGTCACCAGCGTCGTCGTCACCCACGACATGGCCAACGCGTTCAAGGTCGGCGATCGCATCGTGATGCTCCACCACGGCAAGATCATCTTCAACGGCACCGGCGATGAGATTCGCGACTGCGAAGATCCGCACGTCCAACGCTTCGTCCGCGGCGAGGCGGATGAGGAAGAATTGGCGGGGCTGCGGTAGCGCTCTGCACGAACTCACTGCACGACGACTTCCGACACCAGGCCACGCCGGAGCTTGTAGCCGGCGAGCTTGACGGTTCCGTCAGGTTCGGTCATCCGCAGTTGCAGCCGACGCGGGTCGGAGACGATCTCGAACGCGTAACCGGCCGCGAGCCAACCGTCCGTGTTGTGCAAGACACGCAAACGCAGATCGTCGGGCAACCAGTTTTCCCCCACGACGTTGACATCCATGGAGATGTCACCGTCGCGTAGGCCTTCGAGAAACGCATCGAAGTTGTCATACTGCTTGCCCTGAAGCACGGCACGGGCGAGATAACTCGTGAGCGTCCGCAGGGTCGCCTCGGCTCGCAGGTGATCCGCGTCGGCGGGGTCGTACCCCGCCCAGAACTTGTTGAGCGCGTCGGCCATGCCGTCGGTACTGCCGAAGGTCGCGCCCCACGCGTTCACTTGATCCTGCCCACGCCCGACACGGTCGATGAAGTCGGCCAATGGGCGCTGGTACCTGCCCCCATCGCCGTGGGCGAGGAAGTGGACCATGGCCCAGCCTTGGTCATAGTTCTCGTGCTTGAGCCGGGCGTTCCACTCGCGCTGGGTCATGTCCATGAGGTCCTCCACGCGGATGAAACGGTTCTCCTCCATGGTGCGTCGGATGCGTTCGAGCCGGCGAGGGTCGACAATGCCCGAGACGTATCCGTCGCCGGTGAAGATCGACTCGCCGAAGTACTCGGCCAAGCCTTCGTTGACCCAAGGCGGAAGCCGGCCGATCGAGACGTCGGCGAACTGGTGAAAACCCTCGTGCTGCACGGTCTTCCAACTCTCGGCCTCGTGGCCCGGGATCATGAACGCCATGAGCCGGGCATCGTTACCACGCCGCATGTAAACCCCGGCCGAACCGGGCGGACCGCCTGCGGCGTTGTAGTCGGCCTGGTTGCTGAACAGGTAAAAGTCGAACCGGCGGTCCGGCTGCCCGCGCCCGAAGTCCTTGGTCCGGCGGAAGTACTCCTCGGCCATCTTGGTCATGCGGATCGCGGCCGCACGAGCCTGATCCACCTCGAGGTCGGTGTGCAGGTAGTAGTAGCGTGTTTCGTGTCGCGGCAACTGGCGCTGCGCCCCGACGCTCACGAAACCGACCAAGAAAAGCACCGCCAGCAACACCGGCCATCGACTACTTCGTTTGCCGCTCATCGCGAAGGATCATACCGTCAACGCCGATGAGCTCGAACAAACGAAACTCCCTGGTGGGGATCACGGTCCTGTTGGCCCTGGGGCTGCTCGGATACATGATTATCCAGTTCGGGGGCAACCTCGCCGGGCCGTTCGCGGGGGAGAAGTTCACCGTCACGATCGACACCGAACGCGCCGACGCGTTGTCGGTCGGGTCGCCGGTACAGTTCAAAGGCGTCACCGTCGGCCAGGTCAGCAAGCTCGAACTGACCGACGACTACGGCCTCACGCTCGAAGCACAGATCGACGCCGACAAACGCATCCCCGGTAACGTCATCGGCTACATCCGGCAGACCAACTTGCTTTCGAGCGGGGCCGTCATCCAACTGGAAATCGAAGCCACTCCTGACGGCGTGCTCGCGGCAGGTGACGTCGTGCCGACCAACTACACGGGCAACGAGATCATCCCCGCCGAGATCGGCGAACTCGCGAGCAACCTCAACGACATCGTCACCGAGTTCAAGGAACAAGGGCTCATCGGCGACACGAAGATCCTGCTGCAAAACACCAACGAGCAAATCACCCGCGCCGGCGACACGATCGCCTCGGCACGGGAGTTCATCGACGACCCGCAGATGCGTGCCGACATCAAGGCGGCGATTGCCGACAGTCGCGCGACCGCCGCAAGCGCGCGGGAGGCGATGGAAAAGTTCAACGACGCCGGCGACGAGATCGTCATCACCATCGGCGAAACCCGCCAGGCCATCAACCAGACCGCCGGCCGGGTCGCCGACAGCCTCGTCGAGCTCGACAAGTCGCTGGACAACATCCAATCGATCACCGCCAAGATCGACAACGGCGAGGGCACGGTCGGCCGAATCATCAACGACCCTGCCCTGTACAACGCCCTGCTCGACGTGCTCAAGCAGGCCAACGCCGTCAGCCGCGACGCGCAGCGGCTGATCGTGCAACTGGAGCAGGAAGGCTTCAAAGTCGGCTTCTAACCAACGCCGGACACCGCCCCGCAGCATCCACAAGCGACCGGCACAAACGGCCGATACACTCTCGGCATGCCGCGCGTGAGTGTCATTCTGGCCTCTTACAACGCCGAAGCGTTCATCCGCGCCGCGGTGGATTCGATCCTCGCACAGACATTCACCGACTTCGAGTTCATCATCGTCGACGACGGCTCGACCGACCAAAGCCGGGCGATCCTGCATGGATATGACGACCCGCGGATTCGGCTCATCGAGCAGGACAACATCGGCCTGACGCCCACGCTCAACAAGGCCTGCAAGCTCGCGACCGGCGACCTGCTGGCCCGCATGGACGCCGACGATGTCGCCAAGCCCGACCGGTTCGCGAAGCAGGTCGCCTTCCTCGATGCCCACCCCGAGGTGGCGGTGCTGGGCGGTGCGTACGAACTGGTCGACGATCGTGGCCGACTGCTGCGCGTGCAACATCAGCCGACCGACAACGCGACGCTCCAGGAACTCTGCCTCGTCGGCAAGGTGCCCATCTGCCACCCGTTGGTGATGATGCGGCGCGGCGTCTTCGAGCAAGTCGGCGGCTACGACGAGAGCTATTCCGCGAGCCAGGATCTCGATTTGTGGCTACGGATGGGCGAGCACGGCGATTTGGCGAGCCTGCCGGACGTGCTGCTGCAGTACCGCATGCAGGCCGATTCGATCAGCGAGAAAAAGGGGGCGCTGCAGACCGAGTGCATGCGGCGCGGTTGCGAAGCGGCGTGGGAACGGCGCGGCGTCATCGGCAAGTACACCTTCGCCAACCCGACCGGCTGGCGTCCGACCAACGCGACCGAAAGCAAGCTCAAGTACGCACTGCAATACGGCTGGTGGGCCTGGCACAGCGGCGAATGGCGGACCGCGCTGAGCTACGGCAAGGACGCGGTGAAGCTGTCGCCCACCTCGACCGACGGATGGAAACTCGTGGCGTGTGCCCTGATGAAACGGAAGTCGGCGTGAAGATTTCGTGCGTCATGCCGATGCGTGACTGCATGCCGTTCGTCGAGCCGGCGGTGCGGTCCGTGCTCGGGCAGACCGGCGTGGACCTGGAACTGATCGTCGTCGAGGACGGTTCCAGCGACGAAGGGCCGGCGGTCGTGGAGCGGATCGCCACGGAGGACAAGCGGCTGAACATGGTGCCGGGCCCACGGGAAGGCATCGCCCCCGCGCTCAACGTCGGCCTTGCCGCCGCGACGGGCGAACTGTTCTGCCGATGCGACGCGGACGACGCTTACGCCCCACCCGACCGACTCGCCCGGC comes from Planctomycetota bacterium and encodes:
- a CDS encoding adenosylhomocysteinase, producing ASFTNQTIAQIDLALFNAGKENLSGVDYSENKVYLLPKKLDEKVARLHLDKLGVKLTQMSQDQADYIGVPLDGPYKPDHYRY
- a CDS encoding MlaD family protein, whose amino-acid sequence is MSSNKRNSLVGITVLLALGLLGYMIIQFGGNLAGPFAGEKFTVTIDTERADALSVGSPVQFKGVTVGQVSKLELTDDYGLTLEAQIDADKRIPGNVIGYIRQTNLLSSGAVIQLEIEATPDGVLAAGDVVPTNYTGNEIIPAEIGELASNLNDIVTEFKEQGLIGDTKILLQNTNEQITRAGDTIASAREFIDDPQMRADIKAAIADSRATAASAREAMEKFNDAGDEIVITIGETRQAINQTAGRVADSLVELDKSLDNIQSITAKIDNGEGTVGRIINDPALYNALLDVLKQANAVSRDAQRLIVQLEQEGFKVGF
- a CDS encoding glycosyltransferase, giving the protein MPRVSVILASYNAEAFIRAAVDSILAQTFTDFEFIIVDDGSTDQSRAILHGYDDPRIRLIEQDNIGLTPTLNKACKLATGDLLARMDADDVAKPDRFAKQVAFLDAHPEVAVLGGAYELVDDRGRLLRVQHQPTDNATLQELCLVGKVPICHPLVMMRRGVFEQVGGYDESYSASQDLDLWLRMGEHGDLASLPDVLLQYRMQADSISEKKGALQTECMRRGCEAAWERRGVIGKYTFANPTGWRPTNATESKLKYALQYGWWAWHSGEWRTALSYGKDAVKLSPTSTDGWKLVACALMKRKSA
- a CDS encoding ABC transporter ATP-binding protein, whose translation is MNQDTSTGATWAGDFAEAKLHEHGQTPDVGPPLVRLVNLHKSFGKLLVLDGVDLVVNRGETLVVLGASGSGKSVMLKHIVGLLGPDQGEVYFDDIRIDRLNERELAEVRHRFGYLFQQGALFDSLNNLQNVGFPLRQHTRKTNEEIDATALRMLKMVGLPDVGPKMPSEVSGGQRKRVALARAIAMEPDIVFYDEPTTGLDPIRSDAISELILKLQRELEVTSVVVTHDMANAFKVGDRIVMLHHGKIIFNGTGDEIRDCEDPHVQRFVRGEADEEELAGLR
- a CDS encoding DUF1570 domain-containing protein; protein product: MSGKRSSRWPVLLAVLFLVGFVSVGAQRQLPRHETRYYYLHTDLEVDQARAAAIRMTKMAEEYFRRTKDFGRGQPDRRFDFYLFSNQADYNAAGGPPGSAGVYMRRGNDARLMAFMIPGHEAESWKTVQHEGFHQFADVSIGRLPPWVNEGLAEYFGESIFTGDGYVSGIVDPRRLERIRRTMEENRFIRVEDLMDMTQREWNARLKHENYDQGWAMVHFLAHGDGGRYQRPLADFIDRVGRGQDQVNAWGATFGSTDGMADALNKFWAGYDPADADHLRAEATLRTLTSYLARAVLQGKQYDNFDAFLEGLRDGDISMDVNVVGENWLPDDLRLRVLHNTDGWLAAGYAFEIVSDPRRLQLRMTEPDGTVKLAGYKLRRGLVSEVVVQ
- a CDS encoding tetratricopeptide repeat protein, with the translated sequence MRNLALIAVVCFLTVAVTGCRNPVSNVVTFGKQFRAQGVKHYDAGDYERARSAFEEATEQNPSDYLSHYYLGQTYRQQGKDQLAIQALNTALRVRLTTGGGRKDIAARNDITFALGQAVAESPSGDAALNKLEFDARTENKADFWMAVAEAYRARGDADNALDAYAQAAEAAPSDPFLAKRYAFYADGLGQSELAGPLLINAYDLQPEDPEVIAALEANDIIPGPSLRSRDKLVDPIIPKGPLPQFRAGFEDNRNEPIDLDEVRRRYEDGE
- a CDS encoding ABC transporter permease; this encodes MVPAIIERVGNDSLKAISGFGAFFAFFAQTWRWFFSHGWRWNTFRLIFPQMYEVGVRSVPVIAITGGFIGMVMAIETFSQFKAFGQEERIGGVIGLTVVKQIGPVLAAVMLAGRVGGALTAELGTMNVTEQLDALRVMGTDPIRFLVVPRFVACVLLTPILTIYSDLLGVLGGWLISVKFLGVPNQPYWYYSADLIDTWNIMEGLMKSVFFGGAIGIIACYKGFNCGSGAKGVGSACTEAFVTSFLAIIVLNFFFAKLLQDLFRAIYGDSGPLI